The stretch of DNA GCCGCCGCGGTGATCACCGTCAACTGGGGCGTCTACATCTGGTCCGTCAACAGCGGGCACGTGGTGGAGGCCTCCCTCGGCTACTTCATCAACCCGCTGGTCACCATCGCGATGGGCGTGCTGCTCCTCAAGGAGCGGCTGCGGCCCGTGCAGTGGGCGGCGGTCGGCACGGGCGCCGCCGCCGTCGTCGTGCTCACCATCGGCTACGGCCGCCCGCCGTGGATCTCCCTCTGCCTCGCCTTCTCCTTCGCCACCTACGGCCTGGTGAAGAAGAAGGTCAACCTGGGCGGCATCGAGTCGCTGGCCGCCGAGACCGCGGTCCAGTTCCTGCCCGCTCTGGGCTATCTGGTGTGGCTGGGCGCCCACGGCACCTCGACGTTCGCCGCCGAGGGCGCCGGGCACGCCGCGCTGCTCGCCTCCACCGGCATCGTCACCGCGCTGCCGATGGTCTGCTTCGGGGCGGCCGCGATACGCGTGCCGCTGTCCACCCTGGGCCTGCTCCAGTACATGGCCCCGGTCTTCCAGTTCCTGATCGGCGTCGCCTACTTCCACGAGTCCATGCCGGCCGAACGCTGGGCCGGCTTCGCCCTGGTCTGGCTGGCCCTGACCCTGCTGACCTGGGACGGGCTGCGCACGGCCCGGCGGGCGGCACGGCTCAGGGCCCGGCTCGCCGCCCCCAGGACCGCGACGGCGGCGAAGACCGACCCGGTGGAGGCGTAGCCGCTGCCGCGGGTGGTGCGGGCCCGGTGTGCTCGCACCTTCTCCTTGGTGAAGTTCCAGCCCCGGGGCGAGCCCGCGCATATAACTGGGTGCATGACTCCGACACCCACGGGCGCCGCGCCCGCCCCGCTGCACTGGAAGCTCGTCATCGACGCCGCCGACCCGCACGCGCAGGCCGACTTCTGGGCCGCCGCGCTGCACTACGAGGTGGAGGACAACAGCGCGTTAATCGAACGGCTGCTGGAGCTCGGGGCGCTGCCGGGCGAGGCCACCGTCGAGTTCCACGGCCGCCCGGCCTTCCGGGATCTGATCGGCGTACGGCACCCCGACGACCCGTACGACGAGGAACGCGGCACCGGTCTGGGGCGGCGGCTGCTGTTCCAGCGGGTGCCGGAGGCGAAGTCCGGCAAGAACCGGCTCCACCTCGACCTGCACCCCGGCGAGGGCCGGCGCGCGGACGAGGTGGAGCGGCTGAAGGGGCTCGGGGCGCGCGTGCTGCGGCATGTGCGGGAGCACGGCGGGGAGTGGATGGTGATGGAGGACCCGGAGGGCAACGTGTTCTGCGTGGCGTAGGACGCCGGGTCAGCTCGGGGGTGGCGGGGTCGCGTCGCGGGCCCGTTCGGCCAGGCGGCCCATGCGGGCGCGGGCGGACTCCAGTTGCTCGATGTCGTCGGCGGCGGGGCCGTCCTCGGCGGTGAGTTCGGCCCACAGGTCGATCAGGTCACGGCCGAGCCGCAGGCCCTGCTCGGGGTCGCGGACCGCTCGCCAGGCGGTGGCCGCGCTCTGCACGTCGCCGTAGGCCGCCGCCGCGTCGCCGGCGCGGCGGCGGATGCGGGCGAGGCCGAGGGAGACACCGAAGGAACGGAGCGGATCGCCCGCCAAGTAGGCGATGTACGCCGTGAGTTCGCGCGCCCGCAGCACCTCGGGGTGCTCCGGGCCGAGCACGCCGGACGCGTCCGCGACGGTGCGTTCGGCCAGGGCCGCCGCCTCCTCGATCCGGCCCTCCTTCACGGCGTCGTTGACCCGCGCCAGGGGTTCGGCGAGCAGGACGGCGCCCGCTTCACCGGCCGCGGTCCTGGGATCCTCCCCGAGCACCGCCTCGGCCACGGCGTCGAACCCGCGGGCGGGGGTGGGGGTGGGCTTGGGCCCGGATTCGTCCAGACCGGGGTCGGCCGGGTCGGGGTCCGGGTGCTGGTACTGATGCTGGTACTGGTGCGGAGTCGTTGCGGACGCGGGGGCACCGGGCGCGGGGGCGTGGGCGCCAGGCGCCGGGGCATGCTCGGCGGGCGCGGCCGGTTCCGGCCACGCGTTCACGTCGGCCGGGCCCGCGTCCATCACCGGTGGCGGGCCGAACACCCCCGTGGGGGCGACCGCCGTACCGAGGGGCGTGTCACCCGCTGATTCCGGCAGCGGCCGCAGCGCGAACGCCGGCGCCACCTCGCTGGACGGCGCCGGCGACTCGGAAACCGCCCGCAGCGGGAAAGTGGGCGCACTCTCGCCATACGGCATACCGCCACCGACCCGGGGCTCGCCCTCCGGCCCGGACCCCGGCAACTCCCGCACAGGAAACACAGGAACCCCGTCAGCGGACGGCGCCAACGACTCGAGAGCCGCACGCAACGGGAAAACGGGCGCACTCTCGCCATACGGCATACCGCCACCGACCCGGGGCTCGCCCTCCGGCCCGGACCCCGGCAACTCCCGCACAGGAAACACAGGAACCCCGTCAGCGGACGGCGCCAACGACTCGAGAGCCGCACGCAACGGGAAAACGGGCGCACTCTCGCCATACGGCATACCGCCACCGACCCGGGGCTCGCCCTCCGGCCCGGACCCCGGCAACTCCCGCACAGGAAACACAGGAACCCCGTCAGCGGACGGCGCCGACGACTCGGGAACCGCACGCAACGGGAAAGTCGGCGCGCTCTCGCTGTGCGGTGTACTGCCAGCGGCCAGGGGCTCGTTGTGCGGCTCGGGTGGCGGGAACGCGGGCGCGGGCGGCGGGGAGGGCGGTTCCGTGTCGGGCTCGCGGGCCGGGTCCGGGGCCTGCCTCAGTACGTGTGTCACCCCGTCGTCCTCCGGTCGCGGGGCCGGGCCCGGCCGGGGTGCGTCGGCGGGTGGGTCCGGCGGTGCCGTGCGCAGGGGCTCCGCGGCGAACGCGCTGGAGCCGTCGGTGTGGACCTGGAGGGGGACGACGTAGCCGATGCGCTCGTCGGTGACCGTGGCGAGGACGGGGTGGCCGGAGGCGAGGGCGATGCGGTGGAGGTGGCCCAGGACGGCCTGCTGGATCTCCTCGCCGGGAACCGGGTGGACCGGCACGCCGCCGACCAAGGCCCCGGCGCCGTCCGCCGGCACATGGACGGCGACCGGCGTCGCCACGGGTGCCGCCGGCCGCGCGGCACGCTCGTGTTCCCGCTTCTTCCCGCGGCTCAGTCGAGACATCGGCTCCCTCACTCGGATGAGTGCCATCCGGTCGTTCGCGTACATTCGAGTCTCTCCGCCCGCCTGCCCTCCCCGCGTCACCACGACGTCACAGACTCGCACCAGGAACCGCACTCCTGTGACGCGGGTAACGTTTCGCGGGCAAGGATCGTCGGGATGACGCGGGAGGGGGGACAGCCATGCGGACAGACGTACGACCGGGACCGGAGATCTGGGTCCGCGGACCGGTGACCGACGCCCGCGCCGAGGCCGACGGGTGGGAGGGCAGGCCGGAACGGCCCGCCGGCCGGCCCGTCACGCCCCGCCGGTTCTCCTGGCTGGCCACCCACGGCGGCGCGGGCACCACGACTCTCGCGGCCGTCTACGGCGGTCACGACTGCGGACGCGCGTGGCCGGGGCCCGGCGCCCCGGAGTCGGTGCTGCTGGTCGCCAGGACCCACGCGGCCGGTCTTGACGCCGTCACCCGCGCCCTCGAGGTGTTCCGCGGGGGCGAGGCGCCCGCCGGACTCGACCTGGACGCCGTGGTGCTCGTCGCGGACGCGCCCGGCCGGCTGCCGCGGCGGCTCGCCCAGCGGGTGAAGCCGATCGAGTCCGTGATCGACGTCTACCGCGTCCCGTGGGTGGAGGCCTGGCGGCTGGGCGACCTGAGCGGAGCGCCGCCGCGGGAGAGCGAACCGCTGGCCCGTCTCACCGGGGCGGGGAGCGCGCGGGCGGTCCCTACGCCGTGATGTCCTTCGCCGTGAACCGTGCCCAGGCCGCCGAGCCGAACACCGCCGCGTACAGGGCCTGCAACTCCAGGTTCTTCACCAGGCCGTCCCAGTAGACCGGCTCACGCATGAGGTCGGCGAAGGACAGCCAGTAGTGGGGGAAGAGGTACGGCTGGATCGCGTGCAGCTGGGGTATCTGGTCGACGATCTGAACGGTGATCAGCAGGCCCACGGTCGTGGCCATCGCGGCGATCCCGCTGTTGGTCAGCGTCGAGACGAACAGGCCGAGCGCGGCGAGCCCGATCAGCGACGCGGCGACGACGAGGGCGATCAGCAGCGCCCGGCCCAGTCCGTCGGCGAAGCTGATCCGCGTGCCCGAGATGGTCGCCAGATCACCGAGCGGGAACAGCAGGGCACCCACGATGAGCGCCGAGACGGCGACCACGAGGGTGGCGACCAGGCAGAAGGCCATCGTCGTGGCGTACTTGGCGAGCAGCAGGCGAGTGCGGCCCGCGGGTGCTACCAGCAGATAGCGCAGGGTGCCCGCGTTCGCCTCCCCGGCGACGGCGTCGCCGGCGATCACGCCCACGGCCATCGGCAGGAAGAACGGCAGGGTGGCGGCCAGCGCGGTGAAGACCAGGAACAGCCCGTTGTTGGTGACCTGCGCGATGAACGCCGGACCCTCGCCGCCCCCGCCGCCGACCGACGAGCCGTCCCTCGTCTCGATCCTGACGGCCACCCCGACCAGGACCGGCACACCGGCCAGCACGCCCAGCAGCGCGAGAGTGCGCCAGCGCCGGAAGGTGGTCACCAGCTCGCTGCGCAGCAGCCCGAAGGTCCACAGCCGGCGCGGGGCGCGCACGGCCACGTCCGCGGCCTGACCCGGCGACAGCTCAGCCCGCGACATCGAAGCCCTCCCCCGTGAGTGCCACGAACGCGTCCTCCAGCGAGGCCCGTTCGACCCCGAAGCCCCGTACGCGGACGCCCGCCGTCACCAGCGCGGCGTTCACGTCGGCGAGGTCGCGCTCCGGTGGGTCGCCGGACACCCGGTCCTCGCCCGCGACGACGTCGCCGACGCCCTGTTCCTTCAGCACCCGGGCCGCCTCCCCCGTGTCGGGCGTGATCACCACCAGCCGGCCGCGCGCTCCGGCGGCCAGCTCCGCCACGGCTCCCTGGGTGATCAGCCGCCCCTGCGCCATGACCGCCGCGTGGCTGCACACCTGCTCGATCTCGTCCAGCAGATGGGAGGAGAGGAAGACGGTCGTGCCGTCGGAGGCCAACTCCCGGACCAGGGAGCGGATCTCGCGCATGCCCTGCGGGTCGAGACCGTTGGTCGGCTCGTCCAGGACGAGCAGTCTGCGCGGCTGGAGCAGCGCGGCGGCCAGACCCAGGCGCTGTTTCATGCCCAGGGAGTAGGCCTTGGCCTTCTTGCCCGCCGCGGCCGTCAGGCCCACCCGGTCCAGGGCGGCGGCGACCCGGGCGCGCCGGGTGCGGGGGTCGGCGGCCGGGTCGGCGGCGTCGTAGCGCAGCAGGTTGTCCCGGCCGGACAGGAAGCCGTACAGGGCGGGGCCCTCGATGAGCGCGCCGACCTGCGGGAGCACGGTGCGCGAGGACCGGGGCATGGGGCGCCCCAGCACTCGCGCCGTGCCGGAGGTGGGCTCGATGAGCCCCATCAGCATGCGGATGGTGGTGGTCTTGCCCGAGCCGTTCGGGCCGAGGAAGCCGAAGACGCTGCCCGCCGGGACGGTCAGGTCGAGACCGTCGACGGCGAGCTGTCCGCCGCGGTAGCGCTTGGTGAGCCCGCGCGTGTGGATGACGCTGTCATCCCGCTCGTCCATCGGCCCCCTCGATTCCTCGTGCCCGTCGCGTCCTTACTGCCCGGTGTTCGCCGCCTTCACCAGCGTGTCCTTGGTGACGGCGCCGACGTACACCTTGCCGTTGTCCGTGATCAGCGCGTTGACCAGGCGGGTGGAGAAGACCGTGCCCTTGCCGAACTTGCCGCTGACCTGGTCGCCGAGCGAGCCGAGGAACCCGCTCAGGTCGCCCTTGCCGGAGGACGACGGGATGCCGCCCTTGTTACCGGTGTCGATCACGGCGATGGAGTTCCAGCCCTTGCCGAGGACCTTCGGGCCGCTCTCGGCCGGGTCCTTGTGCGACGCGCCGGGCTCGTGGAACTGCCGGTCCGGGCCGGCCTTCCGCTCGGCGTCCTTCGTGACGTCCTTCGCGGCGTCCTTCTCCTCGGTGACCTTCGCCCCCTTGGGCGGGGTGAAGTCGAAGGTCGAGGCGGCCGGCTTGGCGAAGCTGACCTGGGTGAAGCCCGCGTCCACCACGGCGGCGCCGCCGCTCGCCGGGGTGAGCGTGAACTTCAGCGGCAGCCCGGTCTTGGCGTCCACCGCGATGCTGATCGCACCGACCGTGGTGCCGGAGGCATGCTTCGGCTCGATGACCAGCTTGTAGGCGTCGCGGCCGGCGACCTGCGCGGTGCCGTCGACCTTCACCGAGGTGGTGTCGTCGACCGCCTTCAGGGCCTCGTCGGCGAAGTCCTTGGGCGTGGCGGGGACCTCGTCCCGGTGCTTCTCGCCGCCGTCGGCCGCGGTGCCGTGGAAGACCTCGTTCGACTTGCTGTCGTAGCCCCAGACGTCCTTGCCGTTGTGGATGAGGCTGTACTCGGCGGCGCTCTCGATCAGCGAGACCTTCTGCCGGTCCTCGCCGTCGGCGGCGACGCGCAGGGTGTGCGTTCCGGAGGCCAGTTCGGGCAGCTTTGACATCGGGTCGGCCGACGAACCGTCACCACCCCCGGCCACGCCGGAGGCCAGGCCGCTCTCCAGGCCGCCGAGGTTCGGCAGACCCAGGTCGGTGCTGACCTTGACCGTGCCGGACAGCTGCTGGACGTCCGACTTGGCGATCTTCTCTATGAGTTGCTGTGCGGTGATCTTCGGCAGGTCGGGGTCGCCGGACGCGGCGAGTGCGGGGACGAGCCCGATGGTCGCCGCCGCCACCCCCACCACCGTGACCGGGACGACGTAGCGCGCGGCCTTGCGGCGCCCCGTGCGCAGGTCGTCGGCTTCGGAATCGTTCGGTGCCATGTGTGCCCTACCTCCGTCATCGGCGGCGGCTGTCCTTCTGCACTGGGGTGTCACCCTCAGCCGCCATTCTCACCCAGATCGGTGAGGAGTGGTGTGGTCCGTGGTTTCCATCTGACCAAATCGGCGGGGCGGAAGCGTCAGACCCCGGAGCCAACTCCGTGTACGCCTGCGGTATGACACACCAAGGGCGACGCCTCCCCCACCCCGTAGGGGTAGAGGTGGAGAGCGCCGCTCGAAGGGGCCGCCCGGCGAGGGCGGCCGGTGAGGTCGCGGAACCGGACGGGCGTCAGCCGGCCCGGTGCACCACCGCGTCGCACAGCTGAAGCAGTGCGGCCTTCGCCTCGCACTCCCGCAGCGGCGCCAGCGCGGCCCGCGCCTCCTCGGCGTAGCGCACGGTGTCCCGGCGGGCCTGCTCCAGCGCCGGGTGCGCCCGCAGCGCCGCCAGCGCCTCCGCGTGCCGCGCGTCGTCGCTCAGGTCGGAGTCCAGCAGCTCGCACAGGGCGATGTCCTCGGCCAGCCCCAGCCGGGCCGCGCGCTCGCGCAGCCGCAGCACCGGCAGGGTGGCGATGCCCTCGCGCAGATCGGTGCCGGGGGTCTTGCCCGACTCGTGCGAGTCGGAGGCGATGTCCAGGACGTCGTCCGCCAGCTGGAAGGCGACGCCCAGCCGCTCGCCGTACTGCGTCAGCACGTCCACGACCGTCTCGTCGGCGCCGGACATCATCGCGCCGAACCGGCACGACACCGCCACCAGCGATCCGGTCTTGCCGCCCAGCACGTCCAGGTAGTGGTCGACCGGGTGCCGGCCGTCCTGCGGACCCGCCGTCTCCAGGATCTGCCCGGTGACCAGCCGCTCGAACGCCACGGCCTGCACCCGCACGGCCTCCGGGCCGAGGTCGGCGAGGATCTGCGAGGCCCGGGCGAAGAGGAAGTCGCCGGTCAGGACCGCGACCGAGTTGCCCCAGCGGGTGTTGGCGCTGGCCACCCCGCGGCGCACGGCGGCCTCGTCCATCACGTCGTCGTGGTACAGCGTCGCCAGGTGGGTCAGCTCCACCACCACGGCCGAGGGCACGATCCCCGGCGCGTACGGATCCCCGAACTGGGACGCGAGCATCACGAGCAGTGGCCGGAACCGCTTCCCCCCCGCCCTGACGAGATGCTGCGCGGCGCCGGTGATGAACGGGACCTCGCTCTTGGTGGCTTCGAGCAGCCCTTCCTCGACAGCCGCCAATCCGGCCTGGACATCGGCTTCGAGAGCCTGGTCCCGCACGCTCAGCCCGAATGGCCCGACGACGGTCACGAGGGGTCTCCTGTCTGCTGGTGTCTGCTGGGGATTACACGGTTTGTCGATAGGTCGCTGCCCTCACTCAAGTCAGCGTATCCGGTCACGTTTCGATCACCGATATCGCCCACCTATACGGGCCAGGCCACTTCACCCGACGTGACCACCATCACGTGTCAGCCACACGGCCCATCCACACTCACACATGAAGTCCGATTCACCCCTATTGGGGTTTCAATTCTCTTTAGTGGTATTTGCTCTTCGGCCACTCGAGCCGTGACTTGGGACACACCCCCTCCCCTCCGCGCCACCTCTCGCATTCCTTCACATCCCCTTTACACCCAGTCGAGTTGAGTCTTGGCAGGTGCAAAGGATCAAGCACCACATACCCCCCGGACCAAGGTCAAACTGGACGATGTGTGATTCCAGCACTTGTTCGGGACATGTGCTCTCGCATACGTTCCCGGCACCGACGGGCGGACGCCGAATCCTGCCGCCGCCCGTAATCCCAACGACCGAATGAACCACGGCAGGAGCGGGGGACCCAGGTAAGTCGCCGGGCCGGGCGTCGTACGTACCGCGTACACCGCACCGGATCGGCTTGGGGTGAAGCCGCGCCCTTCAAGGCGCGGCCGGGCACCTCCCAGCCCGAACCCGACAGCTCACCTCGCAGGCGACGGAGAGGAATTCCCCCATGCCTGCAAACGGTCAGCGCCGCTCTTCCCGCACCGCCCGCCTCGTCCGTGCCCTCGCCGTCACCGGCACGGGCGCAGCCGTCCTCGCCGTACCGCTGCTCGGCGCCACGACCGCGTCCGCGGCGACCCCGGCCACCGTCCGGACGGCCGCCGGCTTCGGCTACTCGAACAACCTCGACGGCTGGATCCGGGCCTCCCTGGCGGTCATGGCACAGAAGGGCATCCCGGGCTCCTACAACGGGATCCACCGCAACATCATCCGCGAGTCCTCCGGCAACCCGCGCGCCATCAACCTCTGGGACTCCAACGCCAAGAAGGGCATCCCGTCCAAGGGTCTGCTCCAGGTCATCGACCCGACCTTCCGGGCCTACCACGTGAACGGCACGTCCTGGGACATCTACGACCCGGTCGCCAACATCACCGCCGCCTGCAACTACGCGGCCAAGCGGTACGGCTCCATCGACAACGTCTTCGGCGCGTACTGACCGGACCGCGGCCGGCGCACGCACCGGCTAGTGCTGTGGCCGGGAAGGTTTGCCGGGAAGCTCGCGGCGTCCGGTGCTGGGGGGCACCTCCCACGCCGTTCAGGCAGTGGGGGAGCATCGCAAGGCGGAGCATTGCCCGCGTACTGGATGTACTCGGGTGATGCGACAACGCGGCGTGGGGGTACCCCCGGCCGAAGGCTGGGGGAGTGCCGTGCCGGGCGTCGCGAGCCGGTGAACCTTTCCGGTCACAGCACTAGACAAACAGTCGTTCGAGGACGACGGCGATGCCGTCGTCCTCGTTCGACGTCGTGACCTCGTCGGCCACCGCCTTGAGCTCGGGGTGGGCGTTGGCCATGGCGACCCCCCGGGCGGCCCACTGGAACATCGGGACGTCGTTCGGCATGTCGCCGAAGGCGAGGGCGCTCTCGCGGCCCAGTCCCAGGTGTTCGGCGGCCAGCGCCAGTCCGGTCGCCTTGGTGACGCCGCACGGTTGGAGTTCGACGGTCCCGGGGCCCGACATGGTGACCGTGGCGAGGGAACCCACCGCGCCGCGGGCCGCCTGCGCCAGCTCGTCGTCGGACAGCACCGGGTGACGCAGCAGCACCTTGCTGATGGGCGCGCGCCACAGGTCGTCGCGCCGTTCGACCCGTACGGCGGGCAGCGCCGGGTGCGGCATGAGATACCCCGGCTCGATGAGCGTGAGCCCCTCGACCCCGTCCTGGTCGACCGCGGCGTACACCTCCCCCACCTCGGCCTCGATCTTGCCGAGCGCGGTCTCGGCCTGCTCCCGGTCCAGGGTGACCGACCACAGCAGGCGGTCACTGCCGGCGTCGTAGAGCTGTGCGCCCTGACCGCACACCGCGAGCCCCGTGGTACCGAGGACGTCGAGCAGTTCCCGCACTCTCGGTGCCGGCCGTCCGGTCACCACGAGGTGCCGGGCACCTGCGGCCGCCGCCCCCGAGAGCGCGGCGAGGGACCGTTCGGACACGGTGTGGTCGCCGCGCAGCAGCGTTCCGTCCAGGTCGGTGGCGATGAGGGCATATGCGAGGGCGGCCATGATCAGAGAATACGGATGCCCCGGCCCGCCGACTCGACCGGAACCGGACGACCGCGACGGCCACCGTGCTCCCGGCTCCCTCTCCTCAACTCCCTTACCTGTGAGAGCGCTTCGGCGCCGCGGACGAGGTTGCCCTCAACCGTGCGCCGCCGCGAGGTGTGCGGCCAGCCGCGGCGAGGCGAACTCCGTGCCGCACACGAACCGCATCACCGGCCCGTACGAGGCCGCCGCCGGCAACCCCGTGAAGTAGAGGCCGGGTACCGAGGAGACGTAGCCCGCGCCGAGCCTCGGGGCGCCGCGGCTGACCGCGAGTCCGCTGCGCAGCTCGGGGCCGAGGAAGCCCATCGCGGCGATGTCGACGCGGTAGCCGGTGGCCGCCATGACGTGGTCCGCCTCCAGTTGCCGGCTCTCGCCCGCGAGGGTGCGCACCGTCAGTACCGGACGCCCGCCCGTGACCTCGGCACGCACGATGCCGCTCACCTCGTGGACCGGCACCGCCGACTCGAAGCGCTCGCGCAGCCACCAGGCGCCGAGCGGGCCGAGGACCCGGCGGACCAGATGGTGGCGGACCCCGGCCGGGAGGTACCGGAAGGGCTGCGGGTGGTAGCTCAGCGCCCACAGCGACCAGGCGCGGCCGAAGGGCGACTCGGGCCGGAACCTCGGCTGCTCCCAGGGCGGGGCGCCGAAGGCGACCGCGCCTCGGCCCCGCGCCACCACCCGCACCCGCGCGCCGGCCTCCGCCGCGAGCACCGCCGTCTCCAGCGCGGACTGGCCGGCGCCGACGACGATCAGTTCCTTCCCGGCGAACCGGCCGAGGTCGTGGTGCTGGGAGCTGTGCGAGAGCGGCCCGGTGGGCGTGGGGCCGTCCGGTACCGCCGCGGCCAGTTCCGGCGGCAGATGGGACAGGCCCGACAAGCCCGTCGCCACCACGACCGCCCGGGCGGTGAACTGCTCCCCGGAGTCCGGCTTCAGCTCGAAGCCGCCGCCCGGCCGCCGGTCGACCGACACCACCCGCACCCGCTCCAGCTCGGGCACCAGCCTGCGCTGGAACCACTCGCCGTAGGCGATGAAGGTCTCCACCGGGATGATGTCCTCGTCGGTCACCAGCGGTCCGATGCCGGCCGCGGCGCAGTAGTCGGCGAGGGTGTGGCCGCGCTGCGGGCAGTCGATGCCGGAGGCGGCCGGGGTCGACTTCAGCAGCATTCCGGCGGGCATGTGGTCGCGCCAGGCGACCATGGGCTCGCCGAAGACGCGGACCGGGATGCCCCGGGCGCGCAGATGCGCGGCGGTGGACAGGCCGAACGGCCCGGCACCGATGACTGCCACCGGTTGGTTCACGAAGTCCCTCCCCAGGACGTGCTCACGTCACTTCGTGGGCCGGCTCGGGCGGCGGGACGCGCCGCCCGCACACGGTCGTGCTGCGCCCTAACCGGTCGTGCCGCCCCGGCGGTTGGTCCGCCACAGCTGATAGAGGTGCCGGGCGCCCGGCCGCACGAAGCGGGCGAGCATCGTGAGGAACGGCAGCGGGTCGTCGCCCGCGAGCCAGGCCAGCTCCGTGCCGCTCGGCCTCGCCGGCGCGTGCGGCGTGGTGTAGCCGCTGCGGCGGTAGGCGAGCAGGGCGGGCAGGTCGATGTTCTCCACGACGTACCGGTGGCCTGCGCGCTGCTCGCCCTCCGGGACGGGCCGCCCGGTCAGGTCGAGGTGCATGGCCCGCACGACGTCCACGCCCGACTCGCTCTCGAAGAGCCGGAACTGCGCGCCCATGCGCGGATTGAAGTCGAGGAGCTTGTACTGCCCGTCGCGCCGGTCGAAACGCAGGTCGAGGTCGACGATGCCGGTGAAGCCGATCTGCTTGATGAACCGCGCGGCGAGGTCGGCGAGTTCCGGGTTGTCGACGACGTACGCGTTCGCCGTCATGCCCGCGTGCGGCGGCCAGGAGCGGACCTTGACGCCGGTGAACATCGCGAGCGGGACCGAGTCCTGGTCGAAGTAGGCGTGCACGATCCAGTCCTCGGCCTCCTCCCGCGGCAGATACTCCTGGAGGATCACGCCCGGCCGCTCGCCCCAGTCCCGGGCCAGGGCCAGCAGGCCCTCGCGGCTGTTGATCCTCGTGGTGCCGTTCACCGCGGGGCTGCTGCGCCGGACGAACGCCTCGCGGTTCTTGGCCACCACCGGGAAGCAGGCCTTCTCGGCGAACGCCACGATGTCGTCGTACGACTGCGGGAAGGCGGCAGTGGGGCTCGGGATGCCGTGCTCCACGCACAGTTCGTGCAGGCCCTGCTTGCTGGCCAGACGGCGCGGCAGGCCGGGGGCGACGGGCGGGAAGAGGAAGTGGCCTTCGAGTTCGTCCTGGTGCTCGGCGATCAGGACGGCGGCCTCCTCGTCGGTGGGCACCAGGACGGTGGGCCGGCCGATGCGGCGGCCGATCCGCAGCAGGCCCTCCACCAGACGGTCCGCACCCTCCGTGCCCCTGGTCGGCCAGACGAACGCGCGTTTGAGATACCGGGATGAGGCCGCCGGTGTGTAGGCGTCCTCGGTGATCGCGTACATCGGCACGCCCAGCCGGCCGAGGCTGCGGATCGCGCCCACCCCGCCGTGGTGCAGCGGGTAGTCGCCGAACTTCACGATCAGGCCCGGGACCTCACGGTCGGCCCGGAAAGGCACACTGACGGCATTCCTGGCCACGGGTCCCCCCACGTGTCCCCCCTATGGAGCGGACCCACCCCGTCCGCACCCCCAGAGGACGCTAAGCCGGAATTGCCCCCTCCCACAAGACCAATTCGGACATTGCAAACTCTTTAGACACTGCCCAAGACATGCGAAGCCCCCGTAACGTGTGGCCCGATCACATGGAATTCCGGAAAGGAAGGCAGTACCCATGCCCCCCTTCGAGGTCCCCGAGGGCGACCCCTTCGGTCCGCACAACCTTCCCTACGGCGTCTTCTCCCACGCCGGGTCATCGGAGAGGACCGTGGGCGTCCGGCTCGGCGACCACGTGCTCGACGCGGGGGCGGCGGCGCGGGCACTCGGTTCGCCGTACGCCGGACTGCTCGCGCGGCCGACCCTGAACCCACTGCTGGCCGCGGGCCGCACCGCGTGGTCCGACGTGCGGCGCGCGCTGACGTCGTGGGTGACGGTGCCGGCCCACCGGGAGACCGTCGCGCCCTTCCTGCACCCCCTGTCCTCGGTGACCCTGCACCTCCCCTTCGAGGTCGCGGACTACGTCGACTTCTACGC from Streptomyces sp. 6-11-2 encodes:
- a CDS encoding ATP-grasp domain-containing protein is translated as MPFRADREVPGLIVKFGDYPLHHGGVGAIRSLGRLGVPMYAITEDAYTPAASSRYLKRAFVWPTRGTEGADRLVEGLLRIGRRIGRPTVLVPTDEEAAVLIAEHQDELEGHFLFPPVAPGLPRRLASKQGLHELCVEHGIPSPTAAFPQSYDDIVAFAEKACFPVVAKNREAFVRRSSPAVNGTTRINSREGLLALARDWGERPGVILQEYLPREEAEDWIVHAYFDQDSVPLAMFTGVKVRSWPPHAGMTANAYVVDNPELADLAARFIKQIGFTGIVDLDLRFDRRDGQYKLLDFNPRMGAQFRLFESESGVDVVRAMHLDLTGRPVPEGEQRAGHRYVVENIDLPALLAYRRSGYTTPHAPARPSGTELAWLAGDDPLPFLTMLARFVRPGARHLYQLWRTNRRGGTTG
- a CDS encoding polyprenyl synthetase family protein, yielding MTVVGPFGLSVRDQALEADVQAGLAAVEEGLLEATKSEVPFITGAAQHLVRAGGKRFRPLLVMLASQFGDPYAPGIVPSAVVVELTHLATLYHDDVMDEAAVRRGVASANTRWGNSVAVLTGDFLFARASQILADLGPEAVRVQAVAFERLVTGQILETAGPQDGRHPVDHYLDVLGGKTGSLVAVSCRFGAMMSGADETVVDVLTQYGERLGVAFQLADDVLDIASDSHESGKTPGTDLREGIATLPVLRLRERAARLGLAEDIALCELLDSDLSDDARHAEALAALRAHPALEQARRDTVRYAEEARAALAPLRECEAKAALLQLCDAVVHRAG
- a CDS encoding transglycosylase SLT domain-containing protein, which translates into the protein MPANGQRRSSRTARLVRALAVTGTGAAVLAVPLLGATTASAATPATVRTAAGFGYSNNLDGWIRASLAVMAQKGIPGSYNGIHRNIIRESSGNPRAINLWDSNAKKGIPSKGLLQVIDPTFRAYHVNGTSWDIYDPVANITAACNYAAKRYGSIDNVFGAY
- a CDS encoding FAD-dependent oxidoreductase; amino-acid sequence: MNQPVAVIGAGPFGLSTAAHLRARGIPVRVFGEPMVAWRDHMPAGMLLKSTPAASGIDCPQRGHTLADYCAAAGIGPLVTDEDIIPVETFIAYGEWFQRRLVPELERVRVVSVDRRPGGGFELKPDSGEQFTARAVVVATGLSGLSHLPPELAAAVPDGPTPTGPLSHSSQHHDLGRFAGKELIVVGAGQSALETAVLAAEAGARVRVVARGRGAVAFGAPPWEQPRFRPESPFGRAWSLWALSYHPQPFRYLPAGVRHHLVRRVLGPLGAWWLRERFESAVPVHEVSGIVRAEVTGGRPVLTVRTLAGESRQLEADHVMAATGYRVDIAAMGFLGPELRSGLAVSRGAPRLGAGYVSSVPGLYFTGLPAAASYGPVMRFVCGTEFASPRLAAHLAAAHG
- a CDS encoding HAD family hydrolase produces the protein MMAALAYALIATDLDGTLLRGDHTVSERSLAALSGAAAAGARHLVVTGRPAPRVRELLDVLGTTGLAVCGQGAQLYDAGSDRLLWSVTLDREQAETALGKIEAEVGEVYAAVDQDGVEGLTLIEPGYLMPHPALPAVRVERRDDLWRAPISKVLLRHPVLSDDELAQAARGAVGSLATVTMSGPGTVELQPCGVTKATGLALAAEHLGLGRESALAFGDMPNDVPMFQWAARGVAMANAHPELKAVADEVTTSNEDDGIAVVLERLFV